The nucleotide window AGATTTTAGATTTAGGAATTATGCTTCAAATGCTTTATCACTGACAATTTTCTTTATTTGATACTGTTTTTTCAATCAAAATAATATTTCCAAAAAAGCACAATGACTGCTCTTTAACCCTGATGGGAGCGGCATCTTTTTTATTTTATCTGGTCAGGGTTCCAAAACCCTGACCAGATAAAATAAAAAAAATATAGCGGACAGCAGGAACCCATAATTCCTGAAAATGCCCCATGATTCGTTCCTCAATTTTAACATAATCTATAACTGATTTCCCTTTTTAATTCCCAATAAGTTTGAGTATTTTTGCCGCTTAATTACAAAAAGTGCAGAAAGAAATTATTGTCATCATTGGCGGGCCGGGTACAGGGAAAAGTTCTATCATAAAAGGGTTAGAGACAAAAGGCTATTGCTGTTATCCCGAAATTTCGCGTGAAGTTATACTTGAGGCTCAAAAAAGAGGTATCGAACAATTGTTCCTTGAAGATCCTTTATTGTTCAGCCAAATGTTGCTTGATGGTAGAATAAACCAATTTAAGAATGCTGAAAAAGAGCCTCACAAATTGGTTTTTATTGACCGTGGCATTCCGGATGTCGTTGCTTATCTGGACTTTATTGGTGATGATTCTCCTGAACATTTTGACAATGCCTGCCGTGAAAATGTGTATGACAAAATTTTCATTCTTCCGCCTTGGGAGGACATTTACGAAAGCGACAGCGAGCGTTATGAAAATTTTGAACAGTCAAAAACTATTTACAAACATCTCAAGCAAACCTACACCAATTATGGCTATAATTTAATTGAAGTGCCAAAAGATAGTGTAGATAACAGAATTCTTTATATATTAGATAAAATTTAGCAATTTATTGTATTTCAGTGCGATAAAATATTAGAAATCTAAACCGGAAATAATGTCTGAAGCATTAGCAATTCTTCAAAAGTATTGGCAACATTACTCCTTCAGATCACTACAAAAAGAAATAATCGATTCGGTTTTGAGTGGTGAAGACACCTTTGCCTTAATGCCAACAGGCGGAGGAAAATCCATTTGTTTCCAAGTTCCAGCCATGATGAACGAGGGAATCTGCTTGGTGATTTCGCCACTGGTTGCCTTAATGAAAGACCAAGTTGCCAATTTACAAAACCGTGGCATCAAAGCTATTGCATTAACCGGCGGTATACGATCTGAAGAGATGATTGACTTGTTGGACAATTGTCAATTTGGAAATTATAAATTTTTGTATCTGTCTCCTGAACGTCTGCAATCGGATTGGATTTTGGAACGAATAAAAAATCTCCCAATAAACTTAATAACTATAGACGAAGCGCATTGTGTTTCGCAATGGGGACATGATTTTCGTCCGGCTTATTTGAAGATTTCGGCTCTGAAAACCTATTTCCCGAAGGTTCCCTTTTTGGCCTTGACGGCTACTGCCACTCCAAGGGTAAAAGAGGATATTATCAAAGAACTTGGTATGCACAATCCGCAACAGTTTGAAAAATCTTTTGCCCGAAAGAATATTGCCTATATGGTTTTTGAAGTGGAAGACAAACTTTTTAGGATACAACAAATTCTTAAAAAAAATCCACAGCCTTCGATTATCTATGTTCGAAACAGAAAATCGTGTCTGGATCTATCGACCCAATTGAAAAGCTTGGGATTTAATGCCACTTTTTATCATGGCGGACTTAGCTCACGAGAAAAAGAGCAAAATATGCAGCTCTGGATGGAGGAAAAAGCACAGGTTATTGTTGCCACAAATGCTTTTGGGATGGGAATTGACAAACCCAATGTAAAAACAGTTATCCACATTCAATTACCCGAAAACATAGAGAATTATTATCAGGAAGCAGGACGTGCGGGAAGAAACGGTGATAAGGCATATGCCATTTTGCTGACTAGCCCATCTGATGTAATTCAAACCGAAAATCAATTCATAAACGTTTTGCCAGACAAAGCTTTTTTGAATACGATGTATGTAAAACTCTGCAATTATTTTCAGATAGCTTACGGCGAAGGAATAAACGAGGAATTCACTTTTAACCTGCATCATTTTTGTTTGAAATATGGATTTCCTGACCTTAAAACTTTCAATGCTATTCGGTTTTTGGACGGGCAGGGCGTTTTGACTTTGTCTCAGGAATTTTCAGAAAAAATTACACTTCAGTTTTTAATTCCATCCAAAGAAGTCATTCGATATACAAGTCTAAATCCCAACGACGAAGAAATTATTCTGACCATTCTTAGAACCTATCCCGGAATTTACGACATGCAGACTGCTTTCAATTTAACAATGATTGCAAAAAAATCTCATCACTCTGAGTCCGAAATCCTGGCGGTATTACATAAACTGAAAGAAAAAGACATTATAGAATATCATTCCAAAAACAATGACGCGACTTTAATTTTTAATGAAATTCGGGAAGACGAAAGGACTATAAATAAAGTTTCTAAATATCTCGCAAGGCAAAATGAACTCAAAAAAGATCAATTGCAATCGGTTCTTAATTATATAAAGGAAAAAAAAAACTGCAAAAGCAAAATGATTTTAGATTATTTTGGAGAAAAAGCAGAAACCGATTGTGGCATTTGTTCTTATTGCATAACCCAAAACAAACCTAAAAAAGATCATAATGTTCTTTCTAAAAAAATCATGGATTTGCTAAAAAATGAAGATTTAAATTCAAGAGAAATCCAAGACAAGACAAAAAGTACCGCCGACGATGTTATCTTTGTACTGCAACAATTATTGGAAGATGAACTTTTAATAATTCAGAAAAACAATAAATACACTTTAAAAACCTAATGGAAAAATTACGAATTGTATTTATGGGAACTCCTGAATTTGCCGTTGGCATTCTGGATACCATAATCAAAAACAACTATGAAGTAGCAGGTGTAATTACCGCCGCTGACAAACCGGCCGGCCGAGGTCAGAAACTGAAATATTCAGCAGTTAAGGAATATGCTTTAGAAAATAATTTAAAACTATTGCAACCTACAAATTTAAAAGATGAGAGTTTTCTCGAAGAATTAAAATCATTAAATGCTAATCTTCAAATCGTGGTTGCTTTTAGAATGTTACCAAAAGTAGTTTGGGAAATGCCTTCATTGGGAACATTCAATCTTCACGCTTCGCTTCTTCCTAATTATAGAGGAGCAGCTCCCATTAACTGGGCAATCATCAACGGAGAAACAAAAACAGGTGTAACCACTTTTTTTATCGATGACAAAATAGATACAGGAGCAATGATTTTGAGCGCTGAAACCGACATAGAACCAAATGAAAATGCCGGGCAATTACACGACAGGTTAATGCTCTTAGGGTGTGATACGGTAATAGACACTTTGAAAACGATTGAAAGCGGAAATGTAACAACATCCATCCAAAGTGACCCTTTGGATATCAAAACTGCATATAAACTGAACAAGGAAAATTGCAAAATTGATTGGTCAAAATCAATTACTGAAATTCACAATTTGATTCGGGGACTGAGCCCTTACCCTGCTGCTTGGTGTTTTTTTAGTGATAAAGACGAAGAATTAAACATAAAAATCTATGAAGCAAAGGCTATTTTAGAAAAACACACCTATCCAACAGGAAGTTTATTTTGTACCAAAAAAGAAATAAAAATTGCAGTTACCGAAGGTTACATTCAAATACTGTCTCTTCAATTTCCGGGGAAAAAGAAAATGACTGCTGCAGAAATATCAAATGGCGCTACTTTTTCGGAGAAAGCGAAGGTTTATTAACATCAATAAAAATAGGCTTTTAGGAGGTGTTTTCTCAGAATTTTAGCCTACTTTATGAACAAAGAATGTAAGTTATCAACAAAATGGACTAAAAAAGAGCAAAACACTTGCAAAGACCGTATTTCCTATTAATTTTGTTATAATTAACAATTATTTTAACCAACATTAACATCAAATTATTATGAACAAATCAGAATTAATCGACGCTATCGCTGCTGATGCAGGAATTACAAAAGCAGCTGCAAAATTGGCATTGGAATCATTTTTAGGAAATGTAGGCGGAACTTTGAAAAAAGGAGGTAAAGTATCTTTAGTAGGATTCGGTTCATGGTCAGTTTCATCTAGAGCTGCAAGAGACGGAAGAAATCCTCAAACTGGAAAAACTATTAAAATCGCTGCAAAAAATGTTGTAAAATTCAAAGCTGGAGCAGATTTAGAAGGAGCAGTAAACTAAGAAATAGTTTATCGAAAAATATAATTAACCTTCCTATTGGAGGGTTTTTTTATGCTTTTAAACGAATAAACTCCGAAACTCTTTGTGTTTGTATTTAAATTTTCATAAATTTAATTAAAAATATAGCCTTATGATTTCAGAAAAATTAAAAAAAGGATATTTACTTATAGCCGAACCATCCATAATTGGAGACTTATCGTTTAATCGATCCGTAATTCTTTTGGCCGATCATAACGAAGATGGCTCGGTAGGCTTTATCATGAACAAACCATTGAAATATACCATCAATGATTTGATTCCTGAAATAAATGCCAATTTCAAAATCTTTAATGGTGGCCCCGTAGAACAGGACAACCTTTATTTTATTCACAACATCCCCGATTTAATTCCCAACAGTATCGAAATATCGAGTGGCATTTATTGGGGTGGCGATTTTGAATCCACCAAAGACCTTATCAATAGAGGGAAAATCAAGAAAGAAAACATTCGTTTCTTTTTAGGATATACCGGATGGGAAGAACACCAACTTGAAAAAGAAATGGAAGCCAATTCGTGGATTATCACCAAAAACAATTATGAGAATAAAATCATTGGGAGACCAACGGCTCATTTCTGGAAAGAACAAATCATAGAATTGGGAGGCGAATACCTTATCTGGTCCAACGCCCCCGAAAACCCCTATTTAAACTAAATTCAAAGACTCATTCAATTTTGCAACCAAAGTTTTGGAAACCTCAATCGAGAATTCTTTTTTCCTGTACTTTGTAATCGGTTGCACACCTTTAATAACATTTGTCAGAAACAATTCATCTGCTTTTTGAAGATCAAAAGGAGAAATAATAGCTTCAACCACTTCAATGCCATCTATTTTTTTAGCCAAAGCTAAAATTTGTTTTCTCATGACACCATTCAAACAACCTTCGGAAACAGGAGGAGTAATTAATTGATTCCCTGTCAGCATAAAAATATTAGCTTGCAATGCTTCGACAACATTTTTACTGTCATTTAATAAAATACAATTATCCAGACCATTCTCGTGAGCATAAACACTTCCCGTTACATTTATTAAACGGTTTGTCGTTTTTATCGAGGACAACAATTGCTTTGTGATATAAAAATCCTTAAACAAATCGACTTCATATTCAGCTTCATTAAGAATATAAACATCTTTTTCAAGCTGACTAGCCTGTATCAAAAAAGAAACAGTATTATTTTGTGGTAAATAATATCCTCCGTCATTTCTATAAACTGTAATTCGAGCTCTTGAAGACGATTCTAATCCATCTTTTTTAACCAAATCAAGAATTTGATCTTCCAAGTATTCCATCGTAAAATCCATTGGAATTTCCATTCGGATGACACGCATCGAAGACATCAACCTAAAATAATGATCTTCAAAAAACAAGATTTTCCCGTTTACAATTTTCACAGTTTCAAAAACTGCGTCTCCATACAAAAACCCTCGATTCTGAACCAACATATTTGTATCTTCAGACACCAATGTACCATTAAAATTTACCATACTGTATATAAAAAAAAGTCACGCCAAAAAAGGCGTGACAAATATAAGTCATAATATACAAATCTTACTATACAGAACCGATAACATGTTTCAAATCCGAAATTTGGTTTTCCCACAACTGAGTTGCTTCTTCAATTTCATCTTTTCGGGCAAAATCTACCACCATCAAAGAAACGTCTTTAGTCAATTCATCTTCTAAGATATTCAATTCAAAAAAATACTCAGTATCCTTATTATTCTCATCAACCCATCTGAACTTTACTTTCTCACCCGATTTTTTAGAAGCCAGCCTAGCTCTCTCCTGCGAATCATTCCAAATAAAAGTAAAAAATTCACCTCGCGAATTTACATTGTCAGCAAACCACTCCGACAAACCTGAAGGAGTCGAAATATATTGGTACAATAATTGGGGAGAGGAATTTATAGGGAATTCTATTTCGTAACGCACTTTTAAATCCATGAATTTTGTCTAATTTTTTCGAAATATATAGATTATTACTTCAATAAAAAAACGTTTTGAAAAAAAATTTTTTTTTGTTGTTTTTCGTTTGCAAACTATAATTATTGTTTTATATTTGCACCCGCATTCAGGGACAGGATTTGTCTCAAATATGGCGAGGTAGCTCAGTCGGTTAGAGCGCAGGATTCATAACCCTGAGGTCACGGGTTCAACTCCCGTCTTCGCTACAAAAGGTAAGCCCTAACTAATCAAACAGTTAGGGCTTTTTTATTGGTTTTTCAAGGGCGTACTGAAAGGGAAAACCATATTTTTTTTTCAAACTTTTCTTAAAAATACATTTTAATCTTTAAGTCTCCTTTCTCATAAACAAACCAAGCATTCCTTCTGAAACTTTACCTAAAAAACTACACTTTACCAAGTCGCAAAAAAACCATGCTAGACCAGCAGTTTTGATTTTTAAATCGCTTAACATATCTACTCCAATCATCCTGCTTTACAACGTCTTTTATCGTCGAATCATCAATTAAAGAAATTAGCTGTATGCAAACAGATTTAGTCGAAAATATCTATTTTTGCTCAACTCTTTTTTAATATTACAAAAGTACATTTAACAACAGGCGATGAAAATGTAACACAAATTATTTCCAATGAAATTCCAATAGTTCTCTCGTTAGACAACTTTTGCACATTATTCTAAGTTCAATCACAATACTATGAAAACAGAATTAACAAGTCTTCTCTACCATTACATATCAGCATATTCCCGAGAGAAATCTTTAATTAGACTATCCTTATTCCTAATATTCAGTTTTTTTTCTGTAACCGTTTTTGCTCAAGGCAACCGGTCAATACAAACGCTAAACGCCGGATGGAAATTTCATAAAAGTAATACCTCAGAACTGCAGGCTGTACTTCGTGAAAAGGAAGATTGGGAACAAGTAAATCTTCCACACTGTTTTAATGCCGAAGATGGTGAAGATGAAAAATATGGTTATTACAGAGGCGGTGCTTGGTATTTTAAAGAAATTTCTATTGACTCTTCTTACCAAAACCAGCGAGTATTCATGTATTTTGAAGCAGCCAATCAGGTTTGTGAATTATTTGTAAATGGTGTTTCAGCTGGAAAACATATAGGCGGATACACTTCATTTTGTTTCGAAATTACTTCACTTCTAAAATTAGGTGCAAAAAATGTCATAACTGTGCGGGTAGATAATAGTCATAATGAGAATATTCCTCCTTTAGATGCTGATTTCTCATTTATGGGAGGCCTCTACCGGGATGTTTACCTGATTACAACTAATAACGTTCATTTCGACTTGCTCAATAATGGCTCTAATGGAGTTTTCATCGAAACACCGACAGTGACAGAACAAACCGCAACAGTGCGGCTTCGTGCTACAATAAAAAACGACGGAAAAGCCAAACAAAAAATACTCCAGTATACCCGCATTACTGATGCTGGCGGCAAAATGATAACGACAAAATCGACTGCAGTTACAATTTTACCAGGTCAAATATATCAGACTGAGCAAAATGGATTTTCGATTCCTAATCCCCATTTATGGAGCCCCGATTCGCCTTATTTGTATACTGTCACGACAGAAATTAGGGATTCGAAAGGACATCTTATTGACCAGATTTCCAATCCACTTGGCTTACGCTGGTATACATTTGATGCGAACAAGGGATTTATCCTGAACGGGAAGCCACTGAAATTAATTGGTGTAAACCGTCATCAATATTATTCACACCAGGGCTTCGCTTTGAGCAACGAACAACATGTTCATGATATTGAACTACTGAAACAAATGGGAGGCAATTGTTTACGGATAGCCCATTACCCGCATGACCCTGCGATACTGGAAGCATGCGACCGTTTAGGTATCATTGCAACAGAGGAAATTCCCATTGTCAATTACATCAATGAAAACAGTAATGATTTCCGTTCTAACTGCTTGAACATGGCCGTAGAGTTGGTACGCAGGGACTACAATCATCCCAGCGTATTTGTTTGGGCCTACATGAACGAAATGCTGAACAATAACAAACCGAAGAAGCCTGAAAATTTGAGACGTTTAAACAAATTGGCTATTTCAATTGACAGTATACTTCACAAAGAAGACAAAAACCGTTTTACGATGATTCCGAATGCTGAATGGTTCGAAGGATATCGTGATGCTGGCCTGATTGATTTACCTCAAATTTGTGGATGGAATATTTATGAAGGCTGGTATGGGGAAAAGCTCAGTGACTTTGAACAATTCATGGATACATTTCATAAAAAATACCCAAATAAGCCGGTAATGATAACAGAATATGGTGCAGGCGCCGACCCCCGGGTACGCAGCTTCGCACCTGAGCGATTCGACTTCTCAATGGAGTATCAGAATGCCTATCACGAGCATTATCTCAAAGCTATAATGGAGCGGCCATATATTGCTGGTGCGTTTGCATGGGCATTTGTCGATTTTTTTGCGGAACCGAGAGTGGATGCCACACCACATGTAAATAATAAAGGCCTAATAACCTTAGACCGTGAGCTCAAAGATTCTTACTTTTTATACCAAGCTTATTTACAAAAATCTCCTATGGTATCGATTGCTTCCAAGGGCTGGGAGCAAAGGGAGGGCAGTGCTGCCAGCATGGAAGAAGATTTCTGTAAACAGCCTGTAACCATCTATTCGAATCAACAGGAAATTGAGTTGTTTCTCCAAGGAAAGTCATTAGGTAAAAAAACAGTTGTTGATAATAAAGCTGTTTTTGAAGTGCCTTTTGCGAATGGTAGCAACCTCCTTGAGGCGGTTTGTAAAATCGGTAGCAATGTGATAAAAGATGTAGCAACCATTCAATTTAGACTTTGGGATTTTCCGTTGAACAAACATCCGGAATCGTTTCCTTCCATACATGTAAATGCCGGCTCAAATTATTCCTATTACGACAAAAAGAATCATTGCACATGGATGGTTGACCAGCCATACAGCAGAGGAAGCTGGGGTTATACTTCGGGTAAAAGATACCGTGCAGGCAGTCGGCCGGCATCCCAGCGTGAAATCAGCTGTACAGCGGATGAGCCTTTATATCAAACACAACAAATTGATCCCGGCTCCTACCGTTTTGATGTTCCAGATGGTACATATGAAGTGAGCCTTTATTTTGCAGAACTCTTATCGGAGGCCCAAATGCAGAAATCATTATATAACCTAACAGCAGATGCAACCGTTGATAAAGCAGTGAAAAGAATTTTTAATGTAGATATCAATGGCTATCCCTTTCTTCGAAATTTAAATCTGAAAGAACAATATGGCGAAGCAGTGGCAGTACCCTTTAAGTACATCATTGACATAAGAGATAGCGAAGGGATTGAAATTAAATTCAGTGCTTTGGCTGGTGTACCTGTAATCAATGCTTTATCAGTTGTAAGAATAAAATAGGCGCATTCAGAATAAAATAAGTTATTATAACATTTAAAAATATAAAATAATCCAATCTTTATCCTCTCTCCTTTGGAGAGGGTTGGGGTGAGGTTAAACAAAAAAGACTATTTTATATTTCTAATTGGTATAAACAATAATATGACGCCTTACCACCGATTGCACCTTTTTGGAATATTCATTTGGAAGAAAGCCAAAACAATTCATTGATACAATTCCTAAAACAGCTAAAAACTTTATATTCATTTTTTCATTTAATCATTAAAATCAACTATTTTTCTAGACTAATATGAATTTACATATTAGAAGATAAGCAAAATATCAATTACCGAAATCCCTCTGCAATTATCACATCCTTTTCTCTAGATTTCGGACTAACATTCAATGAAACAATTTTTCCTTTACGCACAGATACTTCAACAATAGTATTTTGTGGAGCACAAAGTTTAAAATCAACATCCCATTCTTTTGGCCATGCTGGCAATAAGTAAATTTTGTCATCACCATATGGGTCTGCAGCCATCAACATTTCCTGCACTCCGACAAGACCAGCCCCACCCCAGTTATGATCGGGCAACCAATCGTGACCCGGCCCGAAGAATGCAGAAAAACGTGCTTGTGGTGCAACCATATTTGACAACTTATATATAGCTCTTTTTTTTGCTTCGTCTGGCCATCCCAAGGCGGCCATATTGGCTACATTTGCCATCCATGAGTAATCCTGTTTGCAGAATTTAGCTCTATTTTCAGGTATCGTCAACCATGTATCCCTGGCAAGGGAAAGTGTTGATGGTTTTGTTACCCCAACCATGCGGTAAGGCCAATAAGCATACATTTCAATGGGCTCCCACATATTATATTCCTTTTCCCAACTCACCGCAGGTAAAAGCGATCTTTTGCCATCCCTGATACCCTCCGGTAATGGAGGTAACGAAGCTTGTATACGAAGCAATTCTTTTTTGTCAGCAGCATTTATTTCGGAAAGGGTAATCAAAGCATCTGTTATACGGATAAGACCACTTACTACTTCAATAGGATTGGTAGCTCCCTCTAGAAATTCCAGTCCACATGAAGGATAAATAACAAGTTTCCCGCTATCGTTTAATTCCTGTCCTGTCCTTTTTTTATACTCTTGTCTATAAAAACTATCATAAAAAAGCACTACCCCTTTAATCCAGTTTAAATCATCTTTAATTGGAATACCCAATTGGTTATGTGCTTGTAATGCCATCCATGCATGTTCTAACATCATTGAGAAATGGTATCTCAAATGTGGGGCTGTCGTTAAACCATCAGGTCCCGGAGCAACCCCCGAACTGCACAATCCCCAGATATCAAGTGGCTCTGGATAAACTACTCCAGCAGCATTAATTGTTTTTGCGCGGGCAGCCGCAGTTTTTGAACGATCACGGTAAAAAGAGATAGAAGGCGATAACAAATCGATATCGCCATTTACAATTGCAGGCCAACCAAGCCAACGCTGATTTTGCGACATAAAAGAACAAAACATCCATCTGCGAAAATCCGGAGTGCTTTCTCCTTTTTGATAAATGGGCAAGTCACCTCCATTATTACCTGTAATTCCTCCAGGAAAATTATCTACAGTAAATATACCCCCATTGAAAAGCAACGGCAATTCACCATCCCTGTTGCAGGCAAGCATATAGCGAAACAACTGATAATTGCGACCAATAACAAAAGCGGTATCCTTTAAGGTTTTATTTGGATTAATAACTACATGCGAACGATTCCAAAATTGTTTCCAGTATTTCAATTCGAGTTCCCTCGCCTTTGTTCGACTAGGCGCTGACAATAACGAACTTGCCTGTTGCTCCCATTGCTTTGTATTTGAATTAAGGCTTCCCCCCAAATGCAGTGTTACCACATGTTTCTTGCTTTTTATACTTGTATAGTGCCATGCTTTACCCTTCCAATTTTGCCATTGTACCTCCTCTGGTAATGGCATCCCGACAGCATTATCCAAACACAGAATTCCTCCAAAAATTCTTTTTGTAGTTGCGTCGTTAACTGCATTGGCAGGAATACCCTGCAAGCCAGCCTTCTTTATAATATCAACAGAAAAATCTTCATTTCGGTGATAAAAGAGCAAGGACTTTCTTAGTGGTACAATATTGTCTGCAGTAACCGTAGTAAAGCGATTCATATCTAAACGCAAACTATCCTTTTGTTTTTCACGCCAGCTTCCGTATGCCACTTTCATAGTAATAGGTTGGTTTGCCGATGCCTCGTAAATAAGAGTTTCACCCGCAAACCATAATGACATCTTGAAATCACCCTGCAAAATTCGAATAGTACCAGTTTCAATATCAAGAATTTGCTTAAAACCAGGTTTACCAAGATGAATTTCCTGTGGTGTTATACGAAGGCATCCTAGTTTTAAAAGCCTGCCCTGTTCGTCATAAGCACCATTATGTGAAAGATAAACCCATACCGAATTATCCTGCACCCATACATTTGCACCGGCTCCCTTTCTTCCAGATAAAGGCATAGAACCTAAAGCATTTTTCGATGGTGTTTCCCAAACTACCTGATACGATTTTGGAAGCACACTTTGTGATTTTAATTGAGCACTATAACAACTGAATAAAATAAGGGCTATAAATTGAACTCTTACAAAAGTACCTCCCCCACGTATTATTCTATTTTTTGTTAGTTTAACATATATTAATTTTAGGTTCATTTTTTCATGCAGTATTATCCAGTTCATTATTTATTATAAAGACAAAATCAAAAAATACAATTGCCAACAATCAATTCACAAAACAAAAAAATATGGTTTCTAAAGTACTTTTATTCAAAAATGGAAACATCAAACACTTAAATAAATATTCACATTTTCAGAATTAATAATATCTATCGGCAAAAACGTTTCAACAGGTATATTTTTTTCAAAAAGCAAATATTCCGCTATTGTATTTACACAAAGATAAGCCTGTTGTTTCAGGTTTTGGTGGATTAAAAAATCTATAGCCTTGTTTTTTAAATACTTAACATTTTCCTCCAGTAAATCGTAACCTATAACAACTATTTTTCGGTCAATTATACTTTGTATTACCTCAACAACTTGATAAGCATTTGATGTCGTTATAAATACTCCAGCCAAATTTTTATGATTCTTTAAAAACACACTTAATTCATTTTCAAAGTCGAGTTGCTTTAATTTACAGGTTATAATATTATTTTTAAAATGGGTTGACTCTTTAAAATAGTATCTAAAACCATTTTCCTTTTCCTGAATTTGCACATCGTTTTTATCTTTTTGGCCCAGATGAATAACTGCAATATCACCGTCTTTATTTAGAATACTCTCCAATAATCTTGCAGCCACTCTCCCACTTTGATTCAAATCTTGTCCAACAAAATTCTTTAATAATGAAGAATCCATTCTATTATTGAAAGTTGATACCATTATACCTAACACATTATAATTTTCGATTGCAATTAATGCTTCTTTAGGAAATAAAGGAACTAATATAACAGCATCAGGAATTGTGTCTTGTATAGCTAAATTGCCAGCTGAAAAGGATTTGGAATTCTCGGGGTCAAAAAATGACATTTCAATATCTATCCCAAAGGTTTCCATTTCACTAATAACTTTATCAATACCATCAATGCAAGGACTCCAATAGACATCTTTTTTGGGATCAGGAATTAAAACACAAATACGATAA belongs to Flavobacterium gilvum and includes:
- a CDS encoding glycoside hydrolase family 2 TIM barrel-domain containing protein, whose translation is MKTELTSLLYHYISAYSREKSLIRLSLFLIFSFFSVTVFAQGNRSIQTLNAGWKFHKSNTSELQAVLREKEDWEQVNLPHCFNAEDGEDEKYGYYRGGAWYFKEISIDSSYQNQRVFMYFEAANQVCELFVNGVSAGKHIGGYTSFCFEITSLLKLGAKNVITVRVDNSHNENIPPLDADFSFMGGLYRDVYLITTNNVHFDLLNNGSNGVFIETPTVTEQTATVRLRATIKNDGKAKQKILQYTRITDAGGKMITTKSTAVTILPGQIYQTEQNGFSIPNPHLWSPDSPYLYTVTTEIRDSKGHLIDQISNPLGLRWYTFDANKGFILNGKPLKLIGVNRHQYYSHQGFALSNEQHVHDIELLKQMGGNCLRIAHYPHDPAILEACDRLGIIATEEIPIVNYINENSNDFRSNCLNMAVELVRRDYNHPSVFVWAYMNEMLNNNKPKKPENLRRLNKLAISIDSILHKEDKNRFTMIPNAEWFEGYRDAGLIDLPQICGWNIYEGWYGEKLSDFEQFMDTFHKKYPNKPVMITEYGAGADPRVRSFAPERFDFSMEYQNAYHEHYLKAIMERPYIAGAFAWAFVDFFAEPRVDATPHVNNKGLITLDRELKDSYFLYQAYLQKSPMVSIASKGWEQREGSAASMEEDFCKQPVTIYSNQQEIELFLQGKSLGKKTVVDNKAVFEVPFANGSNLLEAVCKIGSNVIKDVATIQFRLWDFPLNKHPESFPSIHVNAGSNYSYYDKKNHCTWMVDQPYSRGSWGYTSGKRYRAGSRPASQREISCTADEPLYQTQQIDPGSYRFDVPDGTYEVSLYFAELLSEAQMQKSLYNLTADATVDKAVKRIFNVDINGYPFLRNLNLKEQYGEAVAVPFKYIIDIRDSEGIEIKFSALAGVPVINALSVVRIK
- a CDS encoding DUF5703 domain-containing protein; amino-acid sequence: MNWIILHEKMNLKLIYVKLTKNRIIRGGGTFVRVQFIALILFSCYSAQLKSQSVLPKSYQVVWETPSKNALGSMPLSGRKGAGANVWVQDNSVWVYLSHNGAYDEQGRLLKLGCLRITPQEIHLGKPGFKQILDIETGTIRILQGDFKMSLWFAGETLIYEASANQPITMKVAYGSWREKQKDSLRLDMNRFTTVTADNIVPLRKSLLFYHRNEDFSVDIIKKAGLQGIPANAVNDATTKRIFGGILCLDNAVGMPLPEEVQWQNWKGKAWHYTSIKSKKHVVTLHLGGSLNSNTKQWEQQASSLLSAPSRTKARELELKYWKQFWNRSHVVINPNKTLKDTAFVIGRNYQLFRYMLACNRDGELPLLFNGGIFTVDNFPGGITGNNGGDLPIYQKGESTPDFRRWMFCSFMSQNQRWLGWPAIVNGDIDLLSPSISFYRDRSKTAAARAKTINAAGVVYPEPLDIWGLCSSGVAPGPDGLTTAPHLRYHFSMMLEHAWMALQAHNQLGIPIKDDLNWIKGVVLFYDSFYRQEYKKRTGQELNDSGKLVIYPSCGLEFLEGATNPIEVVSGLIRITDALITLSEINAADKKELLRIQASLPPLPEGIRDGKRSLLPAVSWEKEYNMWEPIEMYAYWPYRMVGVTKPSTLSLARDTWLTIPENRAKFCKQDYSWMANVANMAALGWPDEAKKRAIYKLSNMVAPQARFSAFFGPGHDWLPDHNWGGAGLVGVQEMLMAADPYGDDKIYLLPAWPKEWDVDFKLCAPQNTIVEVSVRKGKIVSLNVSPKSREKDVIIAEGFR
- a CDS encoding LacI family DNA-binding transcriptional regulator gives rise to the protein MQKKHTIRDIAEMAGVSTGTVDRVIHKRGYVSQVAFEKVNKLLDEINYQPNLIARNLRNNKVYRICVLIPDPKKDVYWSPCIDGIDKVISEMETFGIDIEMSFFDPENSKSFSAGNLAIQDTIPDAVILVPLFPKEALIAIENYNVLGIMVSTFNNRMDSSLLKNFVGQDLNQSGRVAARLLESILNKDGDIAVIHLGQKDKNDVQIQEKENGFRYYFKESTHFKNNIITCKLKQLDFENELSVFLKNHKNLAGVFITTSNAYQVVEVIQSIIDRKIVVIGYDLLEENVKYLKNKAIDFLIHQNLKQQAYLCVNTIAEYLLFEKNIPVETFLPIDIINSENVNIYLSV